In the genome of Nocardia sp. NBC_00416, one region contains:
- a CDS encoding TetR/AcrR family transcriptional regulator: protein MSGYPEELSGQMSASVKSGGARRADAQRNRELILRTARDLVREPGELKLNAVAKASGIGQGTLYRHFPTREDLLAEVYHREVEELVAAAPRLLETHPPVDALAAWFDRVAAYARVKRDVFAAVEAATWRDLAAHSLGPIGQAVELLLAAGRSAGSIRADAEARDVIVLISWLSRLDDAELDARGPRLLSILVDGLRG from the coding sequence ATGTCCGGTTACCCCGAGGAACTCAGCGGACAAATGTCCGCTTCTGTCAAGAGCGGCGGTGCGCGGCGTGCGGACGCACAGCGCAACCGCGAACTGATCCTCCGAACCGCCCGCGATCTCGTACGCGAACCGGGCGAACTCAAGCTCAACGCGGTCGCGAAGGCCAGCGGCATCGGACAGGGCACCCTGTACCGGCACTTCCCGACCCGGGAGGACCTCCTCGCCGAGGTGTACCACCGTGAGGTGGAAGAGCTGGTCGCCGCGGCTCCACGCCTGCTGGAGACGCACCCGCCCGTCGATGCGCTGGCGGCGTGGTTCGACCGGGTGGCTGCCTACGCCCGGGTCAAACGCGATGTGTTCGCCGCCGTCGAGGCGGCGACGTGGCGCGATCTCGCCGCCCACAGTCTGGGTCCGATCGGCCAGGCGGTGGAACTACTGCTCGCCGCCGGTCGCTCGGCCGGCAGCATCCGCGCCGACGCCGAAGCGCGCGACGTCATCGTGCTCATCAGCTGGCTGTCCCGGCTCGACGATGCCGAACTCGACGCCCGCGGCCCGCGACTGCTGTCGATCCTCGTCGACGGCCTCCGCGGCTGA
- a CDS encoding SDR family oxidoreductase: MSILGGEIIRTIHGNVIASTGASGGIGEATAHRLAGLGAAVVLGARRTDRLDRLVAEIDAAGCRAVAARVDVTVPADLESLVDLAVGREGAVMDCRRIAGFASDLLRGSNTGRGARPSLAGPVLGEFELLEPDVGAAEIR; this comes from the coding sequence TTGTCCATTCTAGGCGGGGAGATCATCAGGACCATCCACGGCAATGTCATCGCCAGCACCGGCGCCAGCGGCGGAATCGGCGAAGCGACGGCACACCGCCTCGCCGGACTGGGCGCGGCCGTCGTCCTCGGCGCCCGCCGCACCGACCGGCTGGACCGGCTGGTCGCCGAGATCGACGCCGCCGGTTGCCGGGCAGTCGCCGCCCGCGTGGACGTCACCGTTCCCGCCGACCTCGAGTCGCTGGTAGATCTCGCCGTCGGGCGCGAGGGCGCTGTGATGGATTGCCGCCGAATCGCTGGTTTCGCGTCGGATCTGCTGCGGGGCTCGAATACTGGTCGAGGGGCGAGACCCTCCCTCGCAGGCCCGGTGCTCGGCGAATTCGAGCTGCTGGAACCGGACGTGGGAGCCGCCGAGATCCGGTAA
- a CDS encoding MFS transporter, whose protein sequence is MIGTTIEWYDFYLYATAAALVFKPLFFPNVSSTAGTLATFATYAAGFGARPVGAIVSGHLGDRIGRKTVLVGALLLMGAATAAIGVLPTYAQVGLVAPALLATLRVLQGLAVGAEWGGAALLSVEHAPPGKRGWYGSFTQLGSPAGMLLATAVFYIVRAVSGEQAFLDGAWRIPFLLSAVLVLIGLVIRLRLTDAQIFDRLKERDEVARLPVVEVLRTQPRNVLLTTGLRLSQIGLFVLLTTYSLTYLQDRFGKDSQVGLVGVLIASALGLLSTPLWSWLSDRVGRRPLYLFGAVGGPLALALFFLAVDSGSEIGIVLAIVFGVNVLHDAMYGPQAAWFAELFDTRVRYSGTSLGYHIGAVLSGGFAPLIAAALLVAGGGRPWLIVGYFIVLSALTALAAAAARETYRDDLSEA, encoded by the coding sequence ATGATCGGCACCACCATCGAGTGGTACGACTTCTACCTGTACGCGACCGCCGCCGCGCTGGTGTTCAAACCGCTTTTCTTCCCGAATGTTTCCTCCACCGCGGGCACCCTGGCCACCTTCGCCACCTACGCGGCGGGTTTCGGCGCCCGCCCGGTGGGCGCGATCGTCTCGGGACATCTCGGTGACCGTATCGGTCGTAAAACCGTGCTGGTGGGCGCGCTACTGCTGATGGGCGCCGCCACCGCCGCGATCGGCGTGCTGCCGACCTATGCGCAGGTCGGGCTGGTGGCCCCGGCGCTGCTGGCCACGCTGCGGGTGCTGCAGGGTCTGGCGGTCGGCGCGGAATGGGGTGGCGCGGCACTGCTGTCGGTCGAGCACGCGCCACCCGGAAAGCGCGGCTGGTACGGCAGTTTCACCCAGCTCGGATCGCCGGCCGGGATGCTGCTGGCGACCGCGGTGTTCTATATCGTGCGCGCTGTTTCCGGTGAACAAGCCTTCTTGGACGGAGCCTGGCGGATCCCGTTCCTGCTGAGCGCCGTGCTGGTGCTGATCGGCTTGGTGATCCGGCTGCGGTTGACCGACGCGCAGATCTTCGACCGGCTCAAGGAACGGGACGAGGTGGCGCGCCTCCCGGTTGTCGAGGTGCTGCGCACCCAGCCCCGGAACGTGCTGCTGACCACCGGATTACGACTCTCCCAGATCGGTCTGTTCGTCCTGCTGACCACCTATTCGCTGACCTACCTCCAGGACCGATTCGGCAAGGACAGCCAGGTGGGACTGGTGGGCGTGCTGATCGCCTCGGCGCTCGGACTCCTCAGCACCCCGCTGTGGTCGTGGCTCTCGGACCGGGTCGGACGCCGGCCGCTGTATCTGTTCGGCGCCGTCGGCGGGCCGCTCGCCCTCGCCCTGTTCTTCCTGGCAGTAGACAGCGGGTCGGAAATCGGCATAGTCCTGGCGATCGTCTTCGGGGTCAACGTGCTGCACGACGCGATGTACGGTCCGCAGGCCGCCTGGTTCGCCGAACTGTTCGATACCCGGGTCCGCTACAGCGGCACCTCGCTCGGCTATCACATCGGCGCGGTGCTCTCCGGCGGATTCGCCCCGCTCATCGCCGCCGCGCTGCTGG
- a CDS encoding damage-control phosphatase ARMT1 family protein, protein MSATEARTIVSTEPESFAWTVLTRRNPAIVDQVRDAHPYPPEIRRRLEQLREQITGTVRPLPDGSAGKSRWDRWGKEMYGQRWLDVPFLWAESYFYHLLLDAVGYFGPGAWRGIDPFTRKQAELEDPALETELSAAPEQSDRSSPQRTTALIHAALWGNRADLGFRLSGSPLAGQDAPGRILDDQTTAVVDHLHTHSAGTLTLIADNAGRELIPDLFLIDHLLGLHPALITELHLKPRPYYVSDATTADLLATLERLARIPGTARATATRLGTALTTGRLRVRTHEFYCAPLSYHHLPGDLRDELARADTVILKGDLNYRRLVGDCHWPATTSFSALTQYSPARVIALRTLKSDVAVGIDAHLLAKLEDTEPDWRTSGSHGVVQMTTS, encoded by the coding sequence ATGAGCGCAACCGAGGCTCGGACCATCGTGTCCACCGAACCCGAATCGTTCGCGTGGACCGTGCTGACCCGCCGGAACCCCGCCATCGTCGACCAGGTCCGCGACGCGCATCCCTACCCGCCCGAGATCCGGCGCCGTCTCGAGCAGTTGCGCGAACAGATCACCGGAACCGTGCGGCCGCTGCCCGACGGCAGCGCCGGGAAATCGCGCTGGGACCGGTGGGGGAAGGAAATGTACGGGCAGCGGTGGCTCGACGTCCCGTTCCTCTGGGCCGAAAGCTACTTCTATCACCTGCTGCTCGACGCGGTCGGCTATTTCGGCCCCGGCGCCTGGCGCGGAATCGATCCGTTCACCCGCAAACAAGCCGAACTCGAGGATCCCGCGCTGGAGACCGAGCTTTCGGCGGCGCCCGAGCAATCCGACCGGTCTTCGCCGCAGCGCACGACCGCGCTCATCCACGCCGCATTATGGGGCAACCGGGCGGACCTGGGCTTCCGTCTGTCCGGCTCACCCCTGGCGGGGCAGGACGCGCCCGGCAGGATTCTCGACGATCAGACCACAGCTGTAGTCGACCACCTCCACACGCATTCGGCCGGAACCCTCACCCTGATAGCCGATAACGCCGGCCGGGAACTGATCCCCGACCTTTTCCTCATCGATCACCTGCTGGGGCTGCACCCGGCGCTCATCACCGAGCTTCATCTCAAACCGCGGCCCTACTACGTTTCGGATGCCACCACGGCCGACCTGCTGGCCACTCTCGAACGCCTCGCGCGTATCCCCGGGACCGCGCGCGCGACGGCCACGCGACTCGGCACCGCGCTGACGACCGGCCGCCTGCGGGTCCGGACACATGAGTTCTACTGCGCACCGTTGTCCTACCACCACCTGCCCGGCGACCTGCGTGACGAGCTCGCGCGAGCCGACACAGTGATCCTCAAGGGCGACCTCAACTACCGGCGGCTCGTCGGGGATTGTCACTGGCCGGCCACGACGTCGTTCAGCGCACTCACGCAGTACTCTCCGGCCCGAGTGATCGCACTGCGCACGCTCAAATCCGATGTCGCGGTGGGCATCGACGCACACCTGCTCGCCAAGCTGGAAGACACCGAACCGGATTGGCGGACCAGCGGCTCCCACGGCGTCGTGCAGATGACGACGTCATGA
- a CDS encoding helix-turn-helix domain-containing protein, with the protein MNATPAESEEATTEEARLDAALGAEVRALRARRGWSQEVLADKTGYNKKTITRLERGERAMTMSQMYKICRAFGIRPSELVGAAEKEVGIQ; encoded by the coding sequence ATGAATGCGACGCCCGCGGAGTCGGAGGAAGCGACCACCGAGGAGGCGAGGCTGGACGCGGCCTTGGGTGCGGAGGTGCGCGCGCTGCGGGCGCGGCGGGGCTGGAGCCAGGAAGTGCTGGCCGATAAGACCGGCTACAACAAGAAGACCATCACCCGGCTCGAGCGCGGCGAGCGGGCCATGACGATGTCGCAGATGTACAAGATCTGCCGGGCGTTCGGTATCCGGCCCAGCGAACTAGTCGGCGCCGCGGAGAAAGAAGTCGGCATCCAGTAA